Proteins encoded by one window of Lates calcarifer isolate ASB-BC8 linkage group LG7_1, TLL_Latcal_v3, whole genome shotgun sequence:
- the si:ch211-51e12.7 gene encoding basic proline-rich protein isoform X1, whose translation MDADTEEKLTETSKTSKDESERPVIENKSRGRGVKGRGRGGWMSRGGLRGGRGMMKGFGPPGHGRGRMKDGAMNGLAPMRGMGRMRPYPDLRGHHRGRGGPMGMGPPPPPPPPPPPMHLRGPFPPMPRHGPPPPPPPGHPGFRGRPPHPRGRGMPPPGPPRHFHPRGPRGYHNGPVSPPPHPPPGRGQRWPGPPGGRRF comes from the exons ATGGATGCAGACACAGAAGAGAAGCTGACAGAAACTTCAAAGACTTCCAAGGATGAATCTGAGAGACCCGTTATTGAAAACAAATCCAG GGGTCGTGGGGTTAAAGGCCGTGGTCGAGGGGGTTGGATGAGTCGTGGTGGCTTGCGTGGTGGGCGAGGCATGATGAAAGGCTTTGGTCCACCTGGACATGGGAGGGGTCGAATGAAGGATGGGGCTATGAATGGACTTGCACCCATGAG GGGAATGGGCAGGATGCGACCTTACCCAGACCTCAGAGGTCATCATCGAGGTAGGGGTGGACCAATGGGTATGGgccctccgcctcctcctcctcccccaccacctcccATGCACCTTAGAGGCCCCTTCCCACCCATGCCCAG GCATGgaccccctccacctcctcctccaggtcaTCCTGGTTTCAGAGGGCGGCCACCTCACCCTCGGGGCCGTGGCATGCCGCCTCCCGGACCTCCACGCCACTTCCATCCCCGTGGCCCAAGAGG CTACCACAATGGACCGGTCTCTCCTCCGCCTCACCCCCCACCTGGCAGAGGCCAGAGGTGGCCAGGGCCCCCTGGTGGCCGACGCTTTTAA
- the si:ch211-51e12.7 gene encoding splicing factor 3B subunit 4 isoform X2 has product MDADTEEKLTETSKTSKDESERPVIENKSRGRGVKGRGRGGWMSRGGLRGGRGMMKGFGPPGHGRGRMKDGAMNGLAPMRGMGRMRPYPDLRGHHRGRGGPMGMGPPPPPPPPPPPMHLRGPFPPMPRHGPPPPPPPGHPGFRGRPPHPRGRGMPPPGPPRHFHPRGPRGGGTQYS; this is encoded by the exons ATGGATGCAGACACAGAAGAGAAGCTGACAGAAACTTCAAAGACTTCCAAGGATGAATCTGAGAGACCCGTTATTGAAAACAAATCCAG GGGTCGTGGGGTTAAAGGCCGTGGTCGAGGGGGTTGGATGAGTCGTGGTGGCTTGCGTGGTGGGCGAGGCATGATGAAAGGCTTTGGTCCACCTGGACATGGGAGGGGTCGAATGAAGGATGGGGCTATGAATGGACTTGCACCCATGAG GGGAATGGGCAGGATGCGACCTTACCCAGACCTCAGAGGTCATCATCGAGGTAGGGGTGGACCAATGGGTATGGgccctccgcctcctcctcctcccccaccacctcccATGCACCTTAGAGGCCCCTTCCCACCCATGCCCAG GCATGgaccccctccacctcctcctccaggtcaTCCTGGTTTCAGAGGGCGGCCACCTCACCCTCGGGGCCGTGGCATGCCGCCTCCCGGACCTCCACGCCACTTCCATCCCCGTGGCCCAAGAGG GGGGGGCACACAGTACAGTTAA
- the msgn1 gene encoding mesogenin-1, which translates to MDSMCSSPETCYSSGHQEINDFPFGFTGRGASPAAQRQSKPKMSTKRRMKASEREKMRMRSLAEALHQLRDYLPPDYSKRGQPLTKIQTLKYTIEYINKLSDILSRA; encoded by the coding sequence ATGGACTCCATGTGCTCTTCACCGGAGACGTGCTACTCCAGCGGGCATCAGGAGATCAATGATTTTCCCTTTGGCTTCACGGGACGCGGAGCGTCTCCGGCAGCGCAAAGGCAGAGCAAGCCCAAGATGTCCACCAAGAGACGCATGAAGGCCAGCGAGAGGGAGAAGATGCGGATGAGGAGTCTCGCAGAGGCTCTACACCAGCTCCGCGACTACCTGCCGCCGGACTACAGCAAAAGAGGCCAACCCCTAACCAAGATACAAACCCTCAAATACACCATTGAATACATCAACAAGCTTTCAGACATCCTGAGCCGCGCGTAA
- the LOC108880898 gene encoding flap endonuclease GEN homolog 1 — MGVHDLWSIVEPVRESVPLYSLSGKTLAVDLSLWVCEAQHVQAMMGRVTKPHLRNLFFRVSSLTLMGVKLVFVMEGEAPKLKAETMSKRTETRFGGFKKPAAPKSATNTSRGRFKAVLKECAEMLDYLGVPWVTAAGEAEAMCAYLDSQGLVDGCITNDGDAFLYGARTVYRNFNMNSKDPQVDCYQTSQVQTELHLSRENLVGLAILLGCDYIPKGIPGVGKEQALKLIQTLKGQTLLQRFIQWKEDNAGVSERVVKKVPHCHVCRHPGSAKAHERGGCVLCDSTRFCQPQDFDYQCPCDWHRYEQTRQALSFEANIRKKTLASHQFPFTEIISEFLIAKDKPVSHFKRRQPNMLLMQKFAYDKMEWPKHYTSEKVLVLMTYVELMNRKYGREMSSQIKPLRILKPRVRNGIACFEVIWRTPEHYVFPEDRPAEDRHEVRTVEEESLFCVAFPEVVESYLTDKALAEENKTKKKKPRSKKEKPSDVSDGISDLLAQMSLQSTSSANATTQPQMLLSTISNTEKTEVVVWDAPVNHKQHSNSKEDHSSVDNCPSTPQCHAQSEAVASPSVSAVIDALHLSDIDWEALSFTSSPLPQVATNHTTKLSKSTDGEVKETQRKEASSDVKQADSRSAPELCPLRDRVLMRNTDKVINQEEHNDVVSKQLNYELASLEHVSPHSSNSKPNGQISSEGGSDSKMTRKESDVNKKEPLNDRSQCVKNKADKETHSLKQPFMPALQDQCKAVDKCNGSQKPPQKYKFVRTAFSSSAVPAQRCQSDPGQSDKDRNVPQTTKKSVCLSVCSSSEDSDAENQQLGPQRKAKMKPVNKIKESCVTNFPLKPVSGPKTTKQTMKQTLRLQPLRPKSTDVEIKRTLVSSKSKCQEVPAVIVDGDDLSPAPASPVTVLDSDDSVICSDSPLPLAERLRLKFLN, encoded by the exons ATGGGTGTTCATGATTTGTGGTCTATCGTGGAGCCGGTTCGTGAGTCGGTGCCGCTGTACAGTTTGAGCGGAAAGACGCTAGCAGTGGATCTGAGTTTATGGGTGTGCGAGGCTCAGCACGTCCAAGCTATGATGGGGAGAGTTACTAAGCCCCACCTGAG GAATTTATTTTTCAGGGTGTCCTCCCTCACACTTATGGGGGTAAAGCTTGTCTTTGTCATGGAAGGAGAAGCCCCTAAACTTAAAGCAGAAACCATGAGCAAGAGGACAGAAACAAGATTTGGTGGATTCAAAAAGCCTGCTGCCCCGAAGTCTGCAACaaacaccagcagagggcgcttCAAAGCTGTGCTCAAAGAG TGTGCAGAGATGTTGGACTACCTAGGAGTCCCATGGGTGACAGCTGCTGGGGAGGCTGAGGCCATGTGTGCATATCTAGACTCACAGGGCCTGGTGGATGGCTGCATCACCAATGATGGAGATGCATTCCTGTACGGAGCGCGAACTGTCTATAGGAACTTCAACATGAATAGTAAA GATCCTCAGGTGGACTGTTACCAGACTTCTCAAGTGCAAACAGAGTTACATCTGTCCAGGGAGAACCTTGTTGGCCTGGCCATCCTCCTTGGCTGTGATTATATTCCTAAG GGCATACCAGGTGTTGGTAAAGAACAAGCTCTTAAACTTATCCAGACACTGAAAGGACAAACACTTCTGCAGAG GTTCATCCAGTGGAAGGAGGATAATGCAGGTGTGTCTGAGAGAGTTGTGAAAAAAGTTCCTCACTGCCACGTATGTCGACATCCTG gCTCAGCAAAGGCACACGAACGCGGCGGCTGTGTGCTTTGCGACAGTACACGTTTCTGTCAACCTCAGGATTTTGATTACCAGTGTCCCTGCGACTGGCACCGCTATGAACAGACCCGCCAGGCTTTGTCTTTTGAGGCAAACATCAGGAA gaaAACACTTGCAAGTCATCAGTTCCCTTTCACAGAG ATCATCAGTGAGTTTCTGATTGCCAAAGATAAGCCAGTGTCACATTTCAAGAGGAGACAGCCAAATATGCTGTTGATGCAG aaaTTTGCCTATGACAAGATGGAGTGGCCGAAGCACTACACCAGTGAGAAGGTTTTAGTTTTGATGACCTATGTTGAGTTGATGAACAGGAAATATGGAAGAGAGATGTCCTCCCAAATCAAGCCCCTCAG AATATTAAAACCAAGAGTGAGGAATGGCATTGCTTGCTTTGAAGTCATCTGGAGGACACCAG aACATTATGTGTTTCCTGAGGATCGGCCTGCAGAGGATCGACATGAGGTGAGGACAGTAGAGGAAGAGTCTCTCTTCTGTGTGGCCTTCCCAGAGGTGGTGGAGAGCTACCTGACAGACAAAGCTCTGGCTGAGGAGAACAAGACCAAAA AAAAGAAACCACGGAGTAAAAAGGAGAAGCCATCTGATGTTTCTGATGGTATTTCAGACCTGTTGGCTCAGATGAGCCTACAGAGTACCTCTTCAGCCAATGCCACCACTCAACCACAAATGCTGCTCTCTACcatttcaaacacagagaaaacagaagtggTGGTTTGGGACGCTCCAGTGAACCATAAACAGCACAGCAACTCAAAAGAGGACCACAGCAGTGTGGATAATTGCCCCAGCACTCCTCAGTGTCATGCACAATCAGAGGCTGTTGCTTCACCGTCCGTCTCTGCTGTTATTGACGCTCTACACCTGAGTGATATTGACTGGGAAGCCTTGTCCTTCACGTCCTCTCCACTTCCACAAGTGGCTACAAACCACACCACCAAGCTAAGTAAATCCACAGACGGAGAGGtcaaggaaacacagagaaaggaagCCTCAAGCGATGTAAAACAAGCAGACTCCAGATCAGCTCCAGAGCTGTGTCCTCTAAGAGACAGGGTGCTCATGAGGAATACAGACAAAGTTATAAATCAGGAGGAACACAATGATGTGGTCTCAAAACAACTGAATTATGAGTTAGCCTCTCTTGAACATGTTTCTCCTCACAGCTCTAACTCAAAACCAAATGGACAAATCTCCAGTGAAGGTGGCAGTGACAGTAAAATGACGAGGAAGGAATCTGATGTTAACAAAAAGGAACCACTAAATGACAGAAGTCAGTGTGTAAAGAACAAGGCAGATAAAGAAACTCACTCTTTAAAACAGCCATTTATGCCTGCATTACAAGATCAGTGTAAGGCAGTGGATAAATGTAATGGTTCCCAAAAGCCTCCTCAGAAATATAAATTTGTCAGGACAGCcttttcatcatctgctgtCCCAGCACAGAGGTGCCAGTCTGACCCAGGTCAAAGTGACAAAGACAGGAACGTGCCACAGACCACcaagaagagtgtgtgtttgagtgtgtgttcatccaGCGAGGACAGTGACGCAGAGAACCAGCAGCTTGGACCTCAAAGAAAGGCTAAGATGAAGCCCGTAAACAAGATCAAGGAGAGCTGTGTTACAAACTTCCCTCTGAAACCAGTTTCTGGGCctaaaacaaccaaacaaacgATGAAACAGACTCTCAGACTTCAGCCATTAAGACCAAAATCTACAGATGTTGAGATAAAGAGAACACTTGTATCGAGTAAAAGCAAGTGCCAGGAGGTCCCAGCAGTTATTGTGGATGGTGATGACCTTTCTCCTGCTCCAGCTTCACCTGTCACTGTGTTAGACAGTGACGATTCAGTGATTTGCAGTGACAGTCCACTGCCACTGgcagagagactgagactgaaattCCTGAATTGA
- the ppil6 gene encoding LOW QUALITY PROTEIN: probable inactive peptidyl-prolyl cis-trans isomerase-like 6 (The sequence of the model RefSeq protein was modified relative to this genomic sequence to represent the inferred CDS: deleted 1 base in 1 codon) has protein sequence MDSKVHIEIVGLIKDRSFHVAKSIAEGLKQKFPEAFLDPKIRPLLEFDWHTYLCNKKRELRGEVWQYSSSLMCFLNGLLLGSEKDFASWAKNQWGFTFTRPQAFYMALTEDYYTKHLQKSGHQFVFMDIEIAGEAAGRLLFELFSDVCPKTSKNFEALCTGEKGLSQSGFPLCYKGSLFHRIVPNGWVQGGDISPERKGNGGESIYGPTFEDESFAVSHSKRGTLGMANKGPHSNGSQFYITLQPTLWMDRTYVAFGQVVEGVNVLKRLEEAQTCNERPKYECKVTDCGVLKL, from the exons ATGGACTCAAAAGTTCATATTGAAATTGTCGGTTTAATTAAAGACCGAAGTTTCCATGTTGCCAAAAGTATCGCAGAG GGACTAAAGCAGAAGTTTCCCGAGGCATTTCTGGACCCAAAAATTCGACCACTACTTGAATTTGACTGGCACACATATCTGTGCAACAAGAAAAGG GAGCTGCGTGGTGAAGTGTGGCAGTATTCCAGCAGTCTGATGTGCTTTCTGAACGGCCTTCTCCTCGGCAGTGAGAAGGATTTTGCCAGCTGGGCAAAGAATCAGTGGGGTTTCACTTTTACTCGGCCGCAGGCTTTCTATATGGCTCTCACT GAGGACTACTACACCAAACACCTGCAGAAAAGTGGG CATCAGTTTGTCTTCATGGACATTGAGATAGCAGGAGAAGCCGCGGGGAGGCTGTTGTTCGAG ctgttcTCAGATGTTTGTCCAAAGACATCAAAGAACTTTGAGGCTCTTTGCACGGGAGAGAAAGGACTGTCGCAGAGTGGCTTCCCACTCTGCTACAAGGGCTCTCTGTTTCATCGGATAGTGCCCAATGGCTGGGTGCAAGGTGGAG ACATTTCTCCAGAGAGGAAAGGTAATGGAGGAGAATCAATCTATGGACCAACTTTTGAAG ATGAGAGTTTTGCTGTTTCCCACTCAAAGCGGGGCACTCTGGGAATGGCCAACAAGGGACCTCACAGCAACGGATCCCAGTTTTACATCACCCTGCAGCCAACACTCTGGATGGACAGGACCTACGTCGCCTTTGG ACAAGTTGTTGAAGGCGTCAACGTCCTCAAGAGATTGGAAGAAGCTCAGACTTGCAATGAGAGACCAAAGTACGAATGTAAAGTCACAGACTGTGGAGTATTAAAGCTATAG